Proteins encoded in a region of the Burkholderia ubonensis subsp. mesacidophila genome:
- a CDS encoding efflux RND transporter permease subunit: MNLGSLSVRQPVLAIVLSIVLTIAGALAYFSLAVSEYPEIAPPTVVITANYPGASAETVAQTVSTPIELEVNGVEDMIYMYSQATSDGSLNITVTFKPGTDVDKAQVLVQNRVALATPRLPEPVQRSGVSVRKSSPTQLGTIFIYSPDQSYDQLYVSNYAIRNVADSLKRIQGVGDINPLGAREYSMRIWLDPERIASFNLSPSDLIAAVRSQNTQLAGGVVAQAPITNQAFQPNLIFEGRLKRPEDFSNIVVKQGQDGRLVRLKDVARIEVGALAYSTDSYMLRHPTIALQVLQQPGANAVATMDAVEKKMAELAKDFPKGIVYNIGYNPTAFIGDSIHELVKTIYEAVVLVVFVVLLFLQGWRPSIIPILSIPVSLVGTFAVMATLGYSLNNLTLFGLVLAVGIVVDNAIVVVENVERHLASGANPRDATLVTMKEVGGALFAITLVLCAVFVPTSFIPGISGQFFRQFGVTIAVSTAISFFTSVTLAPALSAMMLKAHGDAHDAHASVSRAAALFDPLMRIVQRFANAFNRVFLRLSGAYGALVRKIVRIIPAMTVLYVVLIAATGYLLVSSPKGFIPAQDRGYVVVLVKTPDGSTLERTSAVARKIEDIALSVPGVARVPVFSGVNAATGTNSANSAGLFPVFKPWPERKAQGLTIDKIADELRKRLSVITEASIVVAMPPPVQGLGSTGGFAMRLEDRGGLGTAALAKATQDLVAAANQTPGMVGVYTPYSATSPQVHVDLDREKAEMLGVPSQQINDAVETYFGSTYINDFNIVGRTYRVTAQADLPFRVTAADLARLKVRNANGDMVPIGSVTRIADSLGVDRAPRYNLYPATEINGDTEPGLGSGYAIKTMETLARQVLPPGIAFEWTDLSYQQTTAGNTGLLVFPLCVLLVYLVLAAQYGSWSLPASILLIVPMCLLAASLGVRALGQDVNILTQIGFIVLVGLAAKNAILIVEVARQLEAEGKELVEAVVEACVQRLRPIVMTSLAFILGVLPLVISEGAGAEMRQAVGAAVFFGMIGVTVFGLLFTPVFYVLVRRLAMRKGGVAVVAEEVSQ; the protein is encoded by the coding sequence ATGAACCTCGGCAGCCTGTCCGTCCGGCAGCCGGTGCTCGCGATCGTGCTGTCGATCGTGCTGACCATCGCCGGCGCGCTCGCCTACTTCTCGCTCGCGGTGTCCGAGTATCCGGAGATCGCGCCGCCGACCGTCGTGATCACGGCCAACTACCCGGGCGCGTCCGCCGAAACCGTGGCGCAAACCGTGTCGACGCCGATCGAGCTCGAAGTCAACGGCGTCGAGGACATGATCTACATGTACAGCCAGGCGACGTCCGACGGCAGCCTGAACATCACCGTGACGTTCAAGCCCGGCACCGACGTCGACAAGGCGCAGGTGCTCGTGCAGAACCGCGTCGCGCTCGCGACGCCGCGCCTGCCCGAGCCCGTGCAGCGCAGCGGCGTGTCGGTGCGCAAGTCGTCGCCGACGCAGCTCGGCACGATCTTCATCTATTCGCCGGACCAGAGCTACGACCAGCTCTACGTGTCGAACTACGCGATCCGCAACGTGGCGGACTCCCTCAAGCGCATCCAGGGCGTCGGCGACATCAACCCGCTCGGCGCGCGCGAATACTCGATGCGCATCTGGCTCGATCCGGAGCGCATCGCGTCGTTCAACCTGAGCCCGAGCGACCTGATCGCCGCGGTCCGTTCGCAGAACACGCAGCTCGCGGGCGGCGTGGTCGCGCAGGCGCCGATCACGAACCAGGCGTTCCAGCCGAACCTGATTTTCGAGGGGCGGCTCAAGCGTCCGGAGGATTTCAGCAACATCGTCGTCAAGCAGGGGCAGGACGGGCGCCTGGTGCGCCTGAAGGACGTCGCGCGCATCGAAGTCGGCGCGCTCGCGTACTCGACCGACAGCTACATGCTGCGCCACCCGACGATCGCGCTGCAGGTGCTGCAGCAACCCGGCGCGAACGCGGTCGCGACGATGGATGCGGTCGAGAAGAAGATGGCCGAATTGGCCAAGGACTTCCCGAAGGGCATCGTCTACAACATCGGCTACAACCCGACCGCGTTCATCGGCGACAGCATCCACGAGCTGGTCAAGACCATCTACGAGGCGGTCGTGCTCGTCGTGTTCGTCGTGCTGCTGTTCCTGCAGGGCTGGCGGCCGTCGATCATCCCGATCCTGTCGATCCCCGTGTCGCTCGTCGGCACGTTCGCGGTGATGGCGACGCTCGGCTACTCGCTCAACAACCTGACGCTGTTCGGGCTCGTGCTCGCGGTGGGGATCGTCGTCGACAACGCGATCGTCGTGGTCGAGAACGTCGAGCGGCATCTCGCGTCGGGCGCGAACCCGCGCGACGCGACGCTCGTGACGATGAAGGAAGTCGGCGGCGCGCTGTTCGCGATCACGCTCGTGCTGTGCGCGGTGTTCGTGCCGACCTCGTTCATTCCCGGCATCTCCGGCCAGTTCTTCCGCCAGTTCGGCGTGACGATCGCCGTGTCCACCGCGATTTCGTTCTTCACGTCGGTGACGCTCGCGCCCGCGCTGTCCGCGATGATGCTGAAAGCGCACGGCGACGCGCACGATGCCCACGCGTCGGTTTCGCGCGCGGCGGCGCTGTTCGACCCGCTCATGCGCATCGTGCAGCGCTTCGCGAACGCGTTCAACCGGGTGTTCCTGCGCCTGTCCGGCGCCTACGGCGCGTTGGTGCGCAAGATCGTCCGGATCATCCCGGCGATGACCGTGCTGTACGTCGTGCTGATCGCCGCGACCGGCTATCTGCTGGTGTCGAGCCCGAAGGGCTTCATCCCCGCGCAGGATCGCGGCTATGTGGTCGTGCTGGTCAAGACGCCCGACGGCTCGACGCTCGAACGCACCAGCGCGGTTGCGCGCAAGATCGAGGACATCGCGCTGTCCGTGCCGGGCGTCGCGCGCGTGCCGGTGTTCTCCGGCGTCAACGCCGCGACCGGCACGAATTCCGCGAACAGCGCGGGCCTGTTCCCGGTGTTCAAGCCGTGGCCGGAACGCAAGGCGCAGGGCCTGACGATCGACAAGATCGCGGACGAGCTGCGCAAGCGCCTCTCCGTCATCACCGAAGCGTCGATCGTCGTCGCGATGCCGCCGCCGGTGCAGGGTCTCGGCAGCACGGGCGGCTTCGCGATGCGGCTCGAGGACCGGGGCGGGCTCGGCACCGCCGCGCTCGCGAAGGCGACGCAGGATCTCGTCGCGGCCGCCAACCAGACCCCGGGGATGGTCGGCGTCTACACGCCCTACTCCGCGACCAGCCCGCAGGTACACGTCGACCTCGACCGCGAGAAGGCCGAGATGCTCGGCGTGCCGAGCCAGCAGATCAACGATGCGGTCGAGACGTATTTCGGGTCGACCTATATCAACGACTTCAACATCGTCGGGCGCACCTACCGCGTGACCGCGCAGGCCGACCTGCCGTTCCGCGTGACGGCCGCCGACCTCGCGAGGCTGAAGGTGCGCAACGCGAACGGCGACATGGTGCCGATCGGCAGCGTGACGCGCATCGCGGATTCGCTCGGCGTCGACCGTGCGCCGCGCTACAACCTGTATCCGGCCACCGAGATCAACGGCGACACGGAACCGGGCCTCGGCTCCGGCTACGCGATCAAGACGATGGAGACGCTCGCCAGGCAGGTGCTGCCGCCCGGCATCGCGTTCGAATGGACCGATCTGTCGTACCAGCAGACCACGGCCGGCAACACGGGGCTGCTCGTGTTCCCGCTGTGCGTGCTGCTCGTCTACCTGGTGCTGGCCGCGCAGTACGGCAGTTGGAGCCTGCCCGCGTCGATCCTGCTGATCGTGCCGATGTGCCTGCTGGCCGCGTCGCTCGGCGTCCGGGCGCTCGGCCAGGACGTGAACATCCTCACGCAGATCGGCTTCATCGTGCTGGTCGGGCTGGCCGCGAAGAACGCGATCCTGATCGTCGAGGTCGCGCGGCAGCTGGAGGCCGAAGGCAAGGAACTCGTCGAGGCCGTCGTCGAGGCGTGCGTGCAGCGCCTGCGGCCGATCGTGATGACGTCGCTCGCGTTCATTCTCGGCGTGCTGCCGCTCGTCATCTCCGAAGGCGCCGGCGCGGAGATGCGCCAGGCGGTCGGCGCGGCGGTGTTCTTCGGGATGATCGGCGTGACCGTCTTCGGCCTGCTGTTTACGCCCGTGTTCTATGTGCTGGTCCGCCGGCTCGCGATGCGCAAGGGCGGCGTCGCGGTAGTCGCCGAGGAGGTGTCGCAATGA
- a CDS encoding efflux RND transporter periplasmic adaptor subunit, whose protein sequence is MNRFPGFKRIALPAGLLAVPLAAMLALSGCQSDDKTPAALPSVVVSQPVARNVNDVDVYTGRFEAVDTVDVRPRVSGYLEKVAFQDGASVKKGDLLFVIDPRPYQAAVTAAQGALERAQSQLKLSRQDFERASVLIKTDTIAQSLYDQRRQAVQSAQAEVTSAQGALERAQLDLSFTRIVAPMSGRISRKLVSEGNLVKGGDSDATVLTTIVSQDPIDIYFDVDEESYLRYTREAAKSGGSASSRQVSIALPGDAQPSLAGTMDFVDNRLDNSTGTLRQRARVANPDRRLNPGQFGRVYLSSKVAHPALLVPDAAVATDATRRVLYFVDAGGVVSVRPVVPGRLFGNLREISSGLKAGDKVIVDGFERVRPGDKVKPMARRIDATVAANDVKENPQ, encoded by the coding sequence ATGAACAGGTTCCCAGGATTCAAGCGCATCGCACTGCCTGCCGGGCTGCTCGCCGTCCCGCTGGCCGCGATGCTGGCGCTGTCCGGCTGCCAGTCGGACGACAAGACGCCGGCGGCGCTGCCCAGCGTCGTCGTCAGCCAGCCCGTCGCGCGCAACGTCAACGACGTCGACGTCTATACCGGTCGCTTCGAGGCCGTCGACACCGTCGACGTGCGCCCGCGCGTGAGCGGCTATCTCGAGAAGGTCGCGTTTCAGGACGGCGCGTCCGTCAAGAAAGGCGATCTGCTCTTCGTCATCGACCCGCGTCCCTACCAGGCCGCCGTCACGGCCGCGCAAGGCGCGCTCGAGCGCGCGCAGTCGCAATTGAAGCTGAGCCGGCAGGACTTCGAGCGGGCCAGCGTGCTGATCAAGACCGACACCATCGCGCAGAGCCTCTACGACCAGCGCCGGCAGGCCGTGCAAAGCGCGCAGGCCGAAGTGACGAGCGCCCAGGGCGCGCTCGAGCGCGCGCAGCTCGACCTGTCGTTCACGCGCATCGTCGCGCCGATGTCCGGCCGGATCAGCCGCAAGCTCGTCAGCGAAGGGAACCTCGTGAAAGGCGGCGACAGCGATGCGACGGTGCTGACGACGATCGTGTCGCAGGATCCGATCGACATCTATTTCGACGTCGACGAGGAAAGCTACCTGCGCTATACGCGCGAAGCCGCGAAAAGTGGCGGCAGCGCGTCGTCGCGGCAGGTGTCGATCGCGCTGCCGGGCGACGCGCAGCCGTCGCTGGCCGGCACCATGGATTTCGTCGACAACCGCCTCGACAACTCGACCGGCACGCTGCGGCAGCGCGCCCGCGTCGCCAATCCCGACCGGCGCCTGAATCCCGGCCAGTTCGGCCGCGTCTACCTGTCGAGCAAGGTTGCCCACCCCGCGTTGCTGGTGCCGGACGCCGCGGTCGCGACGGACGCGACGCGGCGCGTGCTGTATTTCGTCGACGCCGGCGGCGTCGTGTCCGTGCGCCCGGTCGTGCCCGGACGCCTGTTCGGCAACCTGCGCGAAATCTCGTCCGGCCTGAAAGCCGGCGACAAGGTGATCGTCGACGGCTTCGAGCGCGTGCGGCCCGGCGACAAGGTCAAGCCGATGGCGCGCCGCATCGACGCGACCGTCGCGGCGAACGACGTCAAGGAGAATCCGCAATGA
- a CDS encoding DUF4148 domain-containing protein has product MKSFVSATIAALILAAPALSFAQQADHAPTRAEVEAELARLEAAGYRPAADHTRYPPNIQAAQRRVDQQQVVQTSAPVAAGFGSETRTATESGRPAMTSGRDALYRRH; this is encoded by the coding sequence ATGAAATCGTTCGTATCCGCAACCATCGCCGCACTGATCCTTGCCGCGCCGGCCCTTTCCTTCGCCCAGCAAGCCGATCATGCGCCGACGCGCGCCGAGGTCGAGGCGGAACTCGCCCGCCTCGAAGCCGCCGGCTATCGCCCCGCGGCGGATCACACCCGGTATCCGCCGAACATCCAGGCCGCCCAGCGACGCGTCGACCAGCAGCAGGTCGTGCAAACCAGCGCGCCCGTCGCAGCGGGTTTCGGCAGCGAGACGCGCACGGCAACCGAATCCGGCCGGCCCGCGATGACGAGCGGCCGCGATGCGCTCTATCGCCGTCATTGA
- a CDS encoding LysR family transcriptional regulator, whose translation MLDMRQLQYFIAVAEEEHVGRAAERLHISQSPLSRQIAQFEEKLGLTLFERTQQRIRLTRDGRTFLSEARAFLTHANRLESLARRLGKGDEGGLCIGYLETSMHSGVLPRALKALRADRPAVHIALYNYQSTAQLEGLRERSLDIALVSEPPADDDAELESSLVLNDPMLLAMPDEHPLARKRTLSADDLATQPWIGVTQEESAPRHGAFVAACAKAGFSPNITVEATEPLAALGLVAAGLGMTMIQQSLREQVPEGVVVRELPWFCYRTPLWAAWHKVNLRPLVGIFREILVTANSVEFSGK comes from the coding sequence ATGCTCGACATGCGCCAACTCCAGTACTTCATTGCGGTGGCGGAGGAGGAACACGTCGGCCGCGCCGCGGAACGTCTGCACATTTCGCAATCGCCGCTCAGCCGCCAGATCGCCCAGTTCGAGGAAAAGCTCGGCCTGACGCTGTTCGAACGTACCCAGCAGCGCATCCGGCTGACGCGCGACGGCCGCACGTTCCTGAGCGAGGCGCGCGCCTTTTTGACGCACGCGAACCGGCTGGAATCGCTCGCGCGGCGGCTGGGCAAAGGCGACGAAGGCGGCCTGTGCATCGGCTACCTGGAAACGTCGATGCACTCGGGCGTGCTGCCCCGCGCGCTGAAGGCGCTGCGCGCGGACCGTCCCGCCGTGCACATCGCGCTGTACAACTATCAATCCACCGCGCAGCTCGAGGGCTTGCGCGAACGCAGCCTCGACATCGCGCTCGTCAGCGAGCCCCCTGCCGACGACGACGCGGAGCTGGAGTCATCGCTGGTGCTGAACGATCCGATGCTGCTGGCAATGCCCGACGAGCACCCGCTGGCCAGGAAGCGGACGCTGTCGGCGGACGACCTCGCCACGCAACCCTGGATCGGCGTCACGCAAGAGGAAAGCGCGCCGCGCCACGGCGCGTTCGTGGCGGCCTGCGCGAAGGCGGGCTTTTCCCCGAACATCACCGTCGAGGCGACCGAGCCCCTGGCGGCGTTGGGGCTGGTCGCGGCCGGACTCGGCATGACGATGATCCAGCAGAGCCTGCGCGAGCAAGTGCCGGAAGGCGTCGTGGTGCGCGAGCTGCCGTGGTTCTGCTACCGCACGCCCCTGTGGGCCGCGTGGCACAAGGTCAACCTGCGGCCGCTGGTCGGCATCTTCCGGGAAATCCTGGTCACCGCGAACAGCGTCGAGTTCTCGGGCAAGTGA
- a CDS encoding aldo/keto reductase: MSLKGKLPAGAVLGFGAAPLGNMFRNIPEDEALATVEAAWQQGVRYFDTAPFYGAGLSEMRVGEALANHPRDEFVLSTKVGRVILDEIEDVTARDLGEKGGLFEFGRPNRIVNDYSADATLRSIEDSLKRLRMDRLDIVWIHDIAQDFYGDEWLAQFEVARKGAFRVLTKLREEGVIKAWGLGVNRVEPCELTLDLSEAQPDGFLLAGRYSLLDHERALQRLMPAAAAQGVDIVVGGPYSSGVLAGGTHFEYQKASQEILAKVERVKAVAARHNVSVKAAALQFALAHPASVAVIPGASRPSRIAEDQAALKEVIPADFWRDMREQGLVAANAPLPTDR, from the coding sequence ATGAGTCTCAAAGGCAAACTCCCGGCTGGCGCGGTCCTGGGCTTCGGCGCTGCACCGCTCGGCAACATGTTCCGCAACATCCCCGAAGACGAAGCGCTGGCGACGGTCGAAGCCGCGTGGCAACAGGGCGTGCGTTATTTCGACACGGCGCCGTTCTACGGCGCGGGCCTGTCTGAAATGCGCGTCGGCGAAGCGCTGGCCAACCATCCGCGCGACGAATTCGTGCTTAGCACGAAGGTCGGCCGAGTGATCCTCGACGAGATCGAAGACGTCACGGCTCGCGATCTCGGCGAGAAGGGCGGGCTGTTCGAATTCGGCCGCCCGAACCGCATCGTCAACGACTACTCGGCCGACGCGACGCTGCGCTCGATCGAGGACAGCCTGAAGCGCCTTCGCATGGATCGTCTGGACATCGTCTGGATCCACGACATCGCGCAGGATTTCTACGGCGACGAATGGCTCGCGCAGTTCGAAGTCGCGCGCAAGGGGGCATTCCGTGTGCTGACCAAGCTGCGTGAAGAAGGCGTGATCAAGGCGTGGGGCCTCGGCGTCAATCGCGTCGAGCCGTGCGAGCTGACCCTCGATCTGTCCGAGGCACAGCCGGACGGGTTCCTGCTGGCGGGCCGCTATTCGCTGCTCGACCATGAGCGTGCGCTGCAGCGCCTGATGCCGGCAGCGGCGGCCCAGGGCGTCGATATCGTCGTCGGCGGTCCGTACAGCTCGGGCGTGCTCGCGGGCGGCACGCACTTCGAATACCAGAAGGCGTCACAGGAGATCCTCGCCAAGGTCGAACGGGTCAAGGCCGTCGCCGCGCGCCACAACGTGAGCGTGAAGGCTGCTGCGCTGCAATTCGCGCTCGCGCATCCGGCATCCGTCGCGGTCATTCCGGGCGCGAGCCGTCCGTCGCGGATCGCGGAAGACCAGGCCGCGCTGAAGGAGGTCATTCCGGCCGACTTCTGGCGCGACATGCGTGAGCAAGGTCTCGTCGCGGCCAATGCGCCGCTGCCGACCGATCGTTGA
- a CDS encoding SRPBCC family protein, with protein MAQAYASIDIPASAGEVWTLIGGFGSLPDWLSYIPDSELSEGGRVRRLANPAGATIVERLIAFDEAERSYSYAILEAPFPVVNYRSTLRVRENGPNASKVEWSGTFTPNGSTDEEAGKLFRGIYEDGLNELAKRFSATA; from the coding sequence ATGGCACAGGCATACGCAAGCATCGACATCCCGGCTTCGGCCGGCGAGGTCTGGACGCTGATCGGCGGGTTCGGGTCGCTGCCCGACTGGCTGTCGTACATTCCGGACAGCGAACTGAGCGAAGGCGGGCGCGTGCGCCGGCTGGCCAATCCGGCCGGCGCGACGATCGTCGAGCGCCTGATCGCGTTCGACGAAGCGGAGCGCAGCTACAGCTACGCGATCCTCGAGGCGCCGTTCCCGGTCGTGAACTATCGCTCCACGCTGCGCGTGCGCGAAAACGGCCCGAACGCGTCGAAAGTCGAATGGTCCGGCACCTTCACGCCGAACGGCTCGACCGACGAGGAAGCCGGCAAGCTGTTCCGCGGCATCTACGAAGACGGCCTGAACGAACTCGCGAAGCGGTTCTCGGCAACCGCGTAA
- a CDS encoding NAD(P)H-dependent flavin oxidoreductase, whose protein sequence is MNTSPEHSPLLHRLGIRAPIIQAPMAGTSTPALAAAVSNAGGLGSLGLGATNTDGARKMIRDTRALTERPFNVNVFCHRPATADAAVERAWLDWLAPVFAQYDATPPAALSEIYTSFVADRAMQQMLVDERPAVVSFHFGLPPADVIDALKRAGIALFATATNLDEARQIAAAGIDAVVAQGIEAGGHRGVFDSTAADDRLGAFALTRLLVSERALPVIATGGIMDGAGIAAALALGAQAAQLGTAFVACPETSIDDGYRRAILGEAARRTTLTTAISGRAARSMANRLTELGAAPDAPRTPAYPIAYDAGKALHAAAKAKGEFGYGAQWAGQAAPLARALPAAELFAQLERELRDAIERLQARWA, encoded by the coding sequence ATGAACACGTCACCCGAGCACTCGCCCCTGTTGCACCGGCTCGGCATCCGGGCTCCGATCATCCAGGCGCCGATGGCGGGCACCAGCACGCCGGCGCTCGCGGCCGCCGTCTCGAATGCCGGCGGGCTCGGCTCGCTGGGCCTCGGCGCGACGAACACCGACGGCGCGCGCAAGATGATCCGCGACACCCGCGCGCTCACCGAGCGACCGTTCAACGTCAACGTGTTCTGCCACCGGCCGGCCACCGCGGATGCGGCGGTTGAGCGCGCGTGGCTCGACTGGCTCGCGCCGGTGTTCGCGCAATACGACGCGACGCCGCCGGCAGCGCTGTCGGAGATCTATACGAGCTTCGTCGCGGATCGCGCGATGCAGCAGATGCTGGTCGACGAGCGGCCGGCTGTCGTCAGCTTTCACTTCGGGCTGCCGCCCGCCGACGTGATCGACGCGCTGAAGCGCGCCGGCATCGCGCTGTTCGCCACCGCGACGAATCTCGACGAGGCGCGGCAGATCGCCGCGGCGGGCATTGACGCGGTCGTCGCGCAGGGCATCGAGGCGGGCGGGCATCGCGGCGTATTCGACTCGACCGCCGCCGACGACCGTCTCGGCGCGTTCGCGCTGACCCGTCTCCTGGTCAGCGAACGCGCGCTGCCCGTCATCGCCACCGGCGGGATCATGGATGGCGCCGGCATCGCGGCGGCCCTCGCGCTCGGCGCGCAGGCCGCGCAGCTCGGCACCGCGTTCGTCGCATGCCCCGAAACGTCGATCGACGACGGCTACCGCCGCGCGATCCTCGGCGAAGCGGCACGGCGCACCACGCTCACGACGGCGATTTCCGGGCGGGCCGCGCGGAGCATGGCGAACCGGCTGACCGAGCTCGGCGCCGCGCCGGATGCGCCCCGAACGCCCGCTTACCCGATCGCGTATGACGCCGGCAAGGCGCTGCATGCCGCGGCGAAGGCGAAGGGCGAGTTCGGCTACGGCGCGCAATGGGCAGGGCAGGCGGCGCCGCTTGCGCGCGCGTTGCCGGCCGCCGAACTCTTCGCGCAGCTGGAGCGGGAATTGCGCGACGCCATCGAGCGGTTGCAGGCGCGCTGGGCGTAA
- a CDS encoding GFA family protein, with amino-acid sequence MQQTQQAAWLKGSCHCGAVKFEVRTAVTPAGRCNCSLCRRKGALMSPMFDGRDLRILAGRDALTVYQFNTRVAKHYFCRHCGIYPFHQTRKDPACWRVNLGCLDGIDAYALEATVADGASLSVVEDA; translated from the coding sequence ATGCAACAAACGCAACAAGCTGCCTGGCTCAAAGGGTCCTGCCATTGCGGGGCCGTGAAATTCGAAGTCCGCACCGCCGTCACGCCGGCGGGACGCTGCAACTGCAGCCTGTGCCGCCGCAAGGGCGCGCTGATGAGCCCGATGTTCGACGGTCGCGACCTCCGCATCCTGGCCGGCCGGGACGCGCTGACGGTCTACCAGTTCAACACGCGCGTCGCGAAACACTACTTCTGCCGGCACTGCGGCATCTATCCGTTCCATCAGACGCGCAAGGACCCCGCGTGCTGGCGCGTCAACCTCGGCTGTCTCGACGGCATCGATGCATATGCGCTCGAAGCCACGGTCGCCGACGGCGCCAGCCTGTCCGTGGTGGAGGACGCATGA
- a CDS encoding MarR family winged helix-turn-helix transcriptional regulator, with translation MKPTQAAPKLSDFLCFAVYSANLAFGKAYKPILEELGLTYTQYITIIALWEEDNQTVGSLGEKLFLESNTLTPILKKLEAMGYLQRQRDPADERQVLVSLTKTGRRLREKGLGMDLVEATGLKPDEFAKMQKAIVTLRNNLIRSTEEQEQV, from the coding sequence ATGAAACCGACCCAAGCAGCGCCCAAGCTGTCCGACTTCCTGTGCTTCGCCGTCTATTCGGCGAACCTGGCCTTCGGCAAGGCCTACAAGCCCATTCTCGAGGAGCTTGGCCTCACGTACACGCAATACATCACGATCATTGCGCTGTGGGAGGAGGACAACCAGACGGTCGGCAGCCTCGGCGAAAAGCTGTTCCTCGAATCCAATACGCTCACGCCAATCCTGAAGAAGCTCGAAGCGATGGGTTACCTGCAGCGTCAGCGCGATCCCGCCGACGAGCGCCAGGTGCTCGTCAGCCTGACGAAAACGGGCCGGCGCCTGCGCGAGAAGGGGCTGGGCATGGATCTCGTCGAGGCGACCGGGCTGAAGCCCGACGAGTTCGCCAAGATGCAGAAGGCGATCGTCACGCTGCGCAATAACCTGATCCGCTCGACCGAGGAGCAGGAACAGGTATGA
- a CDS encoding DUF4148 domain-containing protein, producing MKTPLIAALLVAVSASFTAPAFAGVETSPSGTAVTRAQVRAELAELQKAGYQPGHPNDPHYPDDLQAALKRIHANDAVAGDMSASGYGDNGDAATQTGRRSVIRSAERSIYFGH from the coding sequence ATGAAAACCCCTCTGATCGCTGCCCTGCTCGTCGCCGTTTCGGCCTCGTTCACCGCGCCCGCGTTCGCCGGCGTCGAAACTTCGCCGTCCGGTACGGCCGTCACGCGCGCGCAAGTGCGTGCGGAGCTGGCCGAATTGCAGAAAGCGGGCTACCAGCCCGGCCACCCCAACGATCCGCACTATCCGGACGACCTGCAGGCGGCCCTGAAGCGCATTCACGCGAATGACGCAGTCGCGGGCGACATGTCGGCATCCGGCTACGGCGACAACGGCGACGCAGCCACGCAGACCGGTCGCCGCAGCGTGATCCGCAGCGCCGAGCGCTCGATCTACTTCGGTCATTGA
- a CDS encoding organic hydroperoxide resistance protein, with the protein MSKIEKVLYTGKTHTSSGGRDGAVRSSDGRLDLQLSSPGSAGSGTNPEQLFAAGWSACFIGAMQLAARASKVTLPPDLAVDAEVDLGTAGNAYFLQARLNVSVPGLERDVAQRIVDAAHQTCPYSKATRGNIDVAINLV; encoded by the coding sequence ATGAGCAAGATCGAAAAAGTGCTGTACACCGGCAAAACCCATACCTCGTCCGGCGGACGCGATGGCGCGGTGCGCAGTTCCGACGGCCGGCTGGATCTCCAGCTTTCGTCGCCGGGCAGCGCAGGCAGCGGCACCAATCCGGAGCAGCTGTTCGCCGCGGGCTGGTCGGCATGTTTCATCGGCGCGATGCAGCTCGCGGCCCGCGCGTCGAAAGTCACGCTGCCGCCGGATCTCGCGGTCGACGCCGAAGTGGATCTGGGCACGGCCGGCAACGCGTATTTCCTTCAGGCGCGGCTGAACGTCAGCGTGCCCGGCCTGGAGCGCGACGTCGCGCAACGCATCGTCGACGCCGCGCACCAGACCTGCCCGTATTCGAAAGCGACGCGCGGCAACATCGACGTCGCCATCAATCTGGTGTGA
- a CDS encoding RidA family protein, producing the protein MTVERKLAERGLALPEPPQPLGSYTAVSEAGNLLFVSGQVPLAGGRMAYTGRVGEQLTLNEGKQAAQLAALNVLAQIDRHLGGFDRLHHIVRVEGHVSSADGFHGQPAVIDGASDLFAAVLGDKAGHARSAFSHRQLPADAAVALVVIAQILPA; encoded by the coding sequence ATGACTGTCGAACGCAAACTCGCCGAACGCGGCCTCGCGTTGCCCGAGCCGCCGCAACCGCTGGGCAGTTACACGGCGGTCAGCGAAGCCGGCAACCTGCTGTTCGTGTCCGGCCAGGTGCCGCTCGCCGGCGGAAGGATGGCCTACACGGGGCGGGTCGGCGAGCAGTTGACCCTCAACGAAGGCAAGCAGGCGGCCCAACTGGCCGCGCTGAACGTGCTCGCGCAGATCGACCGGCACCTGGGCGGATTCGACCGGCTGCATCACATTGTGCGTGTCGAAGGACACGTCAGCTCGGCCGACGGATTCCACGGCCAGCCCGCGGTGATCGACGGCGCATCGGACCTGTTCGCCGCCGTGCTCGGCGACAAGGCCGGACATGCGCGCTCGGCGTTCTCGCACCGCCAGTTGCCGGCCGACGCGGCCGTCGCGCTGGTCGTGATCGCGCAGATCCTGCCGGCCTGA